The following are encoded together in the Culex pipiens pallens isolate TS chromosome 1, TS_CPP_V2, whole genome shotgun sequence genome:
- the LOC120421000 gene encoding uncharacterized protein LOC120421000: MANNLSAKAQKLQPEDIARYHEKIRVIDGIDPYNMEFDSGNLPLTVDYDKIFTHLITKNSFRTGQPHHNMKSLEAYKAFQTGFVKEVKGCQQKDLYVVLGKVLHSMSVNEPPAECWLLVQDEDTDEHETGTIISAHCDCTAGAGETCTHVAAVLYALSFAREICLGKQIAVTELPAYWTAPGGSANQNMFVPIEQVSFGRIRETFCDLRFFNLERSDEDYKALISKLMESGQDVAVAKAFFSRPNGTDEDEELVRNRQKIENLSMLALYDDCFEHLPIEELRAAVKFMDWSIQQESCDLVEEMTRQQSGDPLWFKMRIGRVTASVFKRCVRTSSSNPSMSLLRSIFTENQNQSIPACLHGKLNEANGVAAAIKCFQIQKHRNVRHTDSGLVISPNFPYFAASPDQIITCDCCGKITVEVKCPFKFENLNREEGINLLLNQKQAYIVRNDTGALVMNRDHSYYFQVQMQIFLTNANYGFFVIYASKFQLFLKVHRNNEFWEKNSKKAEEFFENVLGPEIIGHFYSPRF; the protein is encoded by the exons ATGGCGAACAATCTGTCGGCGAAAGCACAAAAACTTCAACCGGAGGATATTGCCAGGTACCATGAAAAGATACGGGTCATAGATGGAATTGACCCGTATAACATGGAGTTTGATTCTGGCAACCTACCGCTAACAGTGGATTATGACAAGATATTCACACACTTGATAACCAAAAACTCCTTTCGGACCGGACAGCCGCACCACAACATGAAGTCCTTGGAAGCGTACAAAGCCTTCCAGACGGGTTTTGTTAAGGAAGTGAAAGGTTGTCAGCAAAAGGATTTGTACGTTGTTCTTGGAAAG GTACTTCACAGTATGAGCGTGAACGAACCACCAGCAGAATGTTGGCTTCTGGTTCAAGACGAGGATACTGATGAGCATGAAACTGGAACGATCATTTCTGCACACTGCGATTGCACTGCTGGTGCAGGAGAAACGTGCACCCACGTGGCAGCAGTCTTGTATGCCTTATCATTCGCGCGCGAGATTTGTTTGGGCAAACAG ATTGCCGTGACCGAACTACCGGCATATTGGACAGCGCCAGGAGGCTCGGCAAACCAGAACATGTTTGTACCTATCGAGCAAGTGTCCTTCGGCCGGATTCGCGAAACGTTCTGTGATTTGCGCTTTTTTAATCTGGAGAGGTCAGACGAAGACTACAAAGCACTAATTTCAAAGCTTATGGAATCTGGTCAGGACGTGGCAGTAGCAAAGGCATTTTTCTCAAGGCCCAACGGTACGGACGAGGACGAAGAACTTGTCCGAAATAGGCAGAAAATAGAAAATCTGTCGATGCTTGCCCTGTACGACGATTGCTTTGAGCATCTACCCATAGAAGAACTTCGAGCGGCGGTTAAATTTATGGACTGGAGTATTCAGCAAGAAAGTTGTGACCTTGTCGAGGAGATGACGAGACAGCAATCGGGTGACCCTCTCTGGTTTAAGATGCGCATAGGTAGAGTAACAGCTTCGGTTTTCAAACGGTGTGTCAGAACGAGTTCTTCAAACCCATCAATGTCGCTCCTTCGATCAATCTTCacggaaaatcaaaatcaaagtaTACCAGCTTGTCTCCACGGGAAACTCAACGAAGCCAACGGTGTTGCTGCAGCGATTAAGTGCTTCCAGATTCAAAAGCACCGGAACGTTCGTCACACTGACAGTGGATTGGTAATTTCTCCCAATTTTCCCTATTTTGCAGCATCGCCGGATCAAATCATTACGTGTGATTGCTGCGGAAAAATAACGGTCGAAGTGAAGTGTccttttaagtttgaaaatctAAATCGAGAAGAAGGCATTAACTTATTATTGAATCAAAAACAAGCATACATCGTGCGTAATGATACTGGTGCATTGGTTATGAACCGCGACCATAGTTACTATTTCCAAGTGCAGATGCAAATTTTCCTCACGAATGCCAACTATGGATTTTTCGTCATATATGCATCTAAATTTCAATTGTTCTTGAAAGTTCATCGTAATAATgagttttgggaaaaaaattccaaaaaggcagaagagtttttcgaaaatgttctAGGACCGGAGATAATCGGACATTTTTACTCACCGAGATTTTGA
- the LOC120421030 gene encoding uncharacterized protein LOC120421030: MPRKCAVIKCGAMERKTDTGFYKIPKGDLAREVLRRKLWISAVNLKVEHKEDFVCGQHFHSGKPAPPNDISNIDWVPSINLNPVDTSLDSSPDWASDKCDEEWLEEHTSQDAPQNVPDSEYLFYDDGPNEDTNNNNITNPSELDQTNISLIHDEQLDDVNPEDMHGEFDEAVPEDMNVDDQENEENISRENVLGLLRQIQQYKEELEKKDAEICSLKKTVEKQNKILECFRWDLNSFQDNDRKVTHLTGLPSYITLAAVVDFVRPGIMVFSDVLSKEQVIIMVLMYIRLGLCFSTLSVLFRVCTATVTRYFYSGLYSMYMQLKGLVKWPSPDLIASNTPAKFHKLYNAPIAVILDCFEVFTEKPGVKDAIVKMYSTYKHHHTVKELIGITSFGSISFISKPYSGRTSDKYLTETCGFLENLHKDDIVLADRGFTIRKAVQDKGAILKVPDSSSKKKQLSSTAIERTRALASIRNEVERSIGSLRQKSGILSTRLPITLLNHEHNGVNVLHMIVTLACALFNLCPSIISST, translated from the exons ATGCCCCGAAAATGTGCTGTTATAAAATGTGGAGCAATGGAAAGAAAAACCGACactggattttacaaaattcctaAGGGGGACCTTGCCAGAGAAGTTCTAAGGCGAAAATTGTGGATTAGTGCGGTCAATCTGAAAGTAGAACACAAAGAGGACTTTGTTTGTGGCCAACATTTCCATTCag gaaagccTGCTCCTCCTAACGATATATCAAATATCGATTGGGTTCCTTCAATAAATCTAAATCCTGTGGATACTTCTCTAGATTCTTCTCCAG attggGCCTCGGACAAGTGCGATGAAGAGTGGCTCGAAGAGCACACTTCACAAGATGCTCCTCAAAATGTGCCCGACTCGGAATACCTTTTCTATGATGATGGACCTAATGAAGACACCAACAACAATAACATTACGAACCCTTCCGAGCTTGATCAAACAAACATCAGTTTGATCCACGATGAACAGCTAGATGATGTTAATCCGGAGGACATGCATGGAGAATTTGACGAAGCTGTTCCGGAGGACATGAACGTTGACGACCAAGAAAACGAGGAAAACATTTCCAGGGAAAATGTCTTGGGGTTACTCCGACAGATACAACAGTACAAGGAAGAACTTGAGAAAAAAGACGCTGAAATTTGCTCGCTGAAGAAAACGGTAGAGAAGCAGAACAAAATTCTAGAGTGCTTTCGGTGGGATCTTAATTCATTTCAAGATAACGACCGCAAGGTTACACATTTGACAGGATTACCGAGTTATATTACCTTAGCAGCAGTGGTTGATTTTGTAAGGCCAGGAATTATGGTGTTTTCTGATGTTTTGAGCAAGGAGCAAGTTATAATTATGGTACTTATGTACATTAGGCTAGGTCTATGCTTTAGTACATTGTCAGTTTTGTTTCGGGTCTGTACTGCCACGGTAACCCGCTACTTCTATTCCGGTTTATACTCTATGTACATGCAACTTAAAGGTTTAGTTAAGTGGCCTTCGCCTGATCTGATAGCATCGAACACCCCCGCTAAGTTTCATAAACTTTATAATGCACCCATAGCTGTTATACTCGACTGTTTTGAGGTGTTTACCGAGAAACCAGGAGTTAAAGATGCAATTGTAAAGATGTACAGTACGTACAAACATCATCACACAGTTAAGGAGCTAATAGGGATAACATCTTTTGGGTccatttcttttatttcaaaaccCTACTCAGGTAGAACATCTGATAAGTATTTAACTGAAACCTGTGGTTTTTTGGAAAACCTACACAAGGACGACATTGTTTTAGCTGATAGGGGCTTCACCATAAGGAAGGCTGTTCAGGACAAAGGAGCTATTCTCAAGGTACCCGACTCATCAAGTAAGAAAAAGCAACTTAGCTCGACAGCAATCGAAAGAACTCGTGCTCTAGCATCCATTCGAAATGAAGTAGAACGTAGCATAGGATCATTACGACAAAAATCTGGGATTTTAAGCACACGTCTTCCAATCACATTGTTAAACCACGAGCACAACGGAGTTAATGTTTTGCACATGATTGTCACTCTTGCTTGTGCACTTTTTAACCTGTGTCCGTCAATAATTTCATCAACCTAA
- the LOC120421029 gene encoding N(G),N(G)-dimethylarginine dimethylaminohydrolase 1 isoform X1: MSSSPFRYTHAITCRIPLSLRTRGEIDLEEAKLQHEAYVRLLRDLGLDVLELPPDENLPECPFVEDCAVVCNGIALICRPGDPNRVKEVDAIRSVLRKELDLPLAEIADPNARLDGGDVLFTGREFFVGLSKWTNEAGARAVASAFPEYPCVPIKVEDVNITASPITLELVNGVIQVVEHHHLKYYVSMAGADVLCVSRSKESQEILKRIEREATYTYSTLTLQEEQAANVLFANGTLIHRSVEEIPESAVILSQKLDIPRQIVPMTELGKFSNGLTACCILVKRSRHIKSL, from the exons ATGTCGTCGTCACCTTTCCGCTACACGCACGCAATCACCTGCAG AATTCCGCTCTCATTGCGCACCCGGGGCGAAATCGATCTGGAGGAGGCCAAACTGCAACATGAGGCCTACGTACG ATTGCTGCGCGATTTGGGCCTGGACGTGCTCGAGCTGCCACCAGATGAGAATCTGCCCGAGTGTCCCTTTGTCGAGGACTGCGCCGTCGTGTGCAACGGAATCGCGCTGATTTGTCGACCGGGCGATCCCAACAGGGTGAAGGAG GTTGATGCCATTCGGTCCGTGCTGCGGAAGGAGCTCGATTTGCCGCTGGCGGAAATCGCCGATCCAAATGCGCGGTTAGATGGTGGCGATGTGCTTTTTACCGGGCGGGAGTTTTTTGTAGGACTCAGCAAGTGGACCAACGAGGCGGGAGCGCGAGCTGTGGCGTCCGCTTTTCCCGAATATCCGTGCGTTCCGATTAAG GTAGAAGACGTAAATATCACTGCAAGTCCGATCACTTTGGAATTAGTCAATGGAGTGATTCAG GTGGTCGAACATCACCACCTCAAATACTACGTCTCGATGGCGGGGGCGGACGTGCTGTGTGTCAGTCGGAGCAAGGAATCGCAGGAGATACTGAAACGCATCGAGCGCGAGGCCACCTACACGTACAGCACGCTCACGCTGCAGGAGGAACAGGCCGCGAACGTGCTGTTCGCGAACGGGACGCTCATCCACCGGTCCGTCGAGGAGATTCCCGAGTCGGCAGTG ATCCTTTCCCAGAAACTGGACATTCCCCGGCAGATCGTTCCGATGACCGAGCTGGGCAAGTTCTCCAACGGCCTCACGGCCTGTTGCATCTTGGTCAAACGATCCCGGCACATCAAAAGTCTGTAG
- the LOC120421029 gene encoding N(G),N(G)-dimethylarginine dimethylaminohydrolase 1 isoform X3, which yields MSSSPFRYTHAITCRIPLSLRTRGEIDLEEAKLQHEAYVRLLRDLGLDVLELPPDENLPECPFVEDCAVVCNGIALICRPGDPNRVKEVDAIRSVLRKELDLPLAEIADPNARLDGGDVLFTGREFFVGLSKWTNEAGARAVASAFPEYPCVPIKVVEHHHLKYYVSMAGADVLCVSRSKESQEILKRIEREATYTYSTLTLQEEQAANVLFANGTLIHRSVEEIPESAVILSQKLDIPRQIVPMTELGKFSNGLTACCILVKRSRHIKSL from the exons ATGTCGTCGTCACCTTTCCGCTACACGCACGCAATCACCTGCAG AATTCCGCTCTCATTGCGCACCCGGGGCGAAATCGATCTGGAGGAGGCCAAACTGCAACATGAGGCCTACGTACG ATTGCTGCGCGATTTGGGCCTGGACGTGCTCGAGCTGCCACCAGATGAGAATCTGCCCGAGTGTCCCTTTGTCGAGGACTGCGCCGTCGTGTGCAACGGAATCGCGCTGATTTGTCGACCGGGCGATCCCAACAGGGTGAAGGAG GTTGATGCCATTCGGTCCGTGCTGCGGAAGGAGCTCGATTTGCCGCTGGCGGAAATCGCCGATCCAAATGCGCGGTTAGATGGTGGCGATGTGCTTTTTACCGGGCGGGAGTTTTTTGTAGGACTCAGCAAGTGGACCAACGAGGCGGGAGCGCGAGCTGTGGCGTCCGCTTTTCCCGAATATCCGTGCGTTCCGATTAAG GTGGTCGAACATCACCACCTCAAATACTACGTCTCGATGGCGGGGGCGGACGTGCTGTGTGTCAGTCGGAGCAAGGAATCGCAGGAGATACTGAAACGCATCGAGCGCGAGGCCACCTACACGTACAGCACGCTCACGCTGCAGGAGGAACAGGCCGCGAACGTGCTGTTCGCGAACGGGACGCTCATCCACCGGTCCGTCGAGGAGATTCCCGAGTCGGCAGTG ATCCTTTCCCAGAAACTGGACATTCCCCGGCAGATCGTTCCGATGACCGAGCTGGGCAAGTTCTCCAACGGCCTCACGGCCTGTTGCATCTTGGTCAAACGATCCCGGCACATCAAAAGTCTGTAG
- the LOC120421029 gene encoding N(G),N(G)-dimethylarginine dimethylaminohydrolase 1 isoform X2, whose translation MNKIPLSLRTRGEIDLEEAKLQHEAYVRLLRDLGLDVLELPPDENLPECPFVEDCAVVCNGIALICRPGDPNRVKEVDAIRSVLRKELDLPLAEIADPNARLDGGDVLFTGREFFVGLSKWTNEAGARAVASAFPEYPCVPIKVEDVNITASPITLELVNGVIQVVEHHHLKYYVSMAGADVLCVSRSKESQEILKRIEREATYTYSTLTLQEEQAANVLFANGTLIHRSVEEIPESAVILSQKLDIPRQIVPMTELGKFSNGLTACCILVKRSRHIKSL comes from the exons ATGAATAA AATTCCGCTCTCATTGCGCACCCGGGGCGAAATCGATCTGGAGGAGGCCAAACTGCAACATGAGGCCTACGTACG ATTGCTGCGCGATTTGGGCCTGGACGTGCTCGAGCTGCCACCAGATGAGAATCTGCCCGAGTGTCCCTTTGTCGAGGACTGCGCCGTCGTGTGCAACGGAATCGCGCTGATTTGTCGACCGGGCGATCCCAACAGGGTGAAGGAG GTTGATGCCATTCGGTCCGTGCTGCGGAAGGAGCTCGATTTGCCGCTGGCGGAAATCGCCGATCCAAATGCGCGGTTAGATGGTGGCGATGTGCTTTTTACCGGGCGGGAGTTTTTTGTAGGACTCAGCAAGTGGACCAACGAGGCGGGAGCGCGAGCTGTGGCGTCCGCTTTTCCCGAATATCCGTGCGTTCCGATTAAG GTAGAAGACGTAAATATCACTGCAAGTCCGATCACTTTGGAATTAGTCAATGGAGTGATTCAG GTGGTCGAACATCACCACCTCAAATACTACGTCTCGATGGCGGGGGCGGACGTGCTGTGTGTCAGTCGGAGCAAGGAATCGCAGGAGATACTGAAACGCATCGAGCGCGAGGCCACCTACACGTACAGCACGCTCACGCTGCAGGAGGAACAGGCCGCGAACGTGCTGTTCGCGAACGGGACGCTCATCCACCGGTCCGTCGAGGAGATTCCCGAGTCGGCAGTG ATCCTTTCCCAGAAACTGGACATTCCCCGGCAGATCGTTCCGATGACCGAGCTGGGCAAGTTCTCCAACGGCCTCACGGCCTGTTGCATCTTGGTCAAACGATCCCGGCACATCAAAAGTCTGTAG